tgtttttatttattcaaacttGTTTGTTTATGATAATGTGGTTTGTTAAGGCCAAGAGAGCTTAGTTTGGAGgcctaaaatgtattttttaggtttgataATGTATGCTGGACGTGTTTTCGGGTCGATCTAATCAGGTCAACACCAAGTCAAAACTAgtggttttaaaattttgtttggtttgcaaCTATTTTGATAAGGGGAATTTTATcttaagggtgtgtttgacaAACACGTCCTTAGATCtgttttaacaattttgttctgaacaaaaatatgattttgCCAAACATGACCcaaagatattaaatttttttttgcttgttacATACAGCCCAatccttctaaaaaaaaattgcaattttatttatgaaaaaggagaaaaatatttttagcatggttttagaaaaattgcatcttttggAATTTACACCAAGTTTGTAAAAATCCTTAAGAATTTGACCAATATTTCAATagctctaaatttttaattcatgaaaattaatgGTCATCATCCTTGTATAAATACTGGACCTATAAATAGGCTAGTATTTAAATACTAGGAGTTGACTATAAAATTTTCaagattattttagatattcacgaattttaattgagagtatttttttatctcaatataCGAGTTGTGGAGAAGCATTTTGCCTACTAGGATAGGTGAATCTTGTTAGGGCACATACATAGACCCTtgctataaaaatttatttgggcATATGAGCCTATAATAAACTTGAGATGCGAGATTTATTTATGAGAGTAAATCTTTATTGAGAGCCATAGATAGATTATCAATTAAGAACCCTTCAAAATCTTTAAACCAATCTAGACCACGCAATGCAGCTTCCCTCAAGTAAAATATGTTAAAAGTACTAATACTTTTTGTAACCACAATTAAtctcttttcttaaaatttatgttaaaattaGCATAGTTATAATACCCGACCTAAGGTTGACCTGGGCAAGGAGCCGAGtcaaaaatatttgaacttttaatatttcatatgaaaaattaagaaacaatccatATGAATATAGactatatatgttataaataatgaagtttgaaatgttatttcaaaaggtttttcattctacattgaaaagatacttaTATTCATATGTTATCATattaagttaaagtatttaaatcaaacaggtttttttttttttttttttttttttttcacattgaaaaaacatattttttttcttctaaatatatagtatatatattaaagagtttcaaatttcacattcaaaaaataattttttttcttgtaaacatatAGTGCTGTATACTGCTACATCATCTGCTCACCACTATCATTTTGGCAGAATACTGTATATATTATAGAAGGAGAAGGAAACAAAACGACAAGGAAAGAGGCTTATGAGAGCATGAGGTGCTTGACGTAATCTACTAGAATGTTCTGATAAGGATAAAGTTCACAATACTAAGATTGACGATAAACACTAATATCTGTTACAGTATGTTACCTAGAGTTTCAATGTTCCCAGTTCTCTGTTTCTTCCTGTCTCTGCTAACAAATCCCTCTGTAACTACAACTCTTATAAAGAGTTCTCATTGTAACAAACTTTACGTGTATATATATGGCTGAGTAAACACAGTTTTACTTAAGCAATTTCAGTTGTAATTTAATTCTTCAGGGTTACATCTTCGACAAACAAGGTATATAATTGATCTTCTGGACCGTGTGCAGTTTATTGGTATCCGCCCATACCGTGCACCTTGTGTCTCCGAGTCTAAGCTATCCAAGTTTGATGGAGAAAGTATTCCAGACCCATCTGAATATAGGCAAACAGTGGGGGCTTTACAGTATGTAACTCTAACATGTCCGGACATTTCATACTCAATCAATCAACTCTATCAACACATGCAAGCGCTTACTTCAGCTCACTGGACAATAGCCAAATGCGTGCTACGATACCTAAAACAAACACTTGATTATGGACTCTTCTACAGACCTGGTTCCTTTGCAATCAATGCCTATTGTGACTCTGATTGGGCTGGTGATCCTAACGATAGATGCTCCACCTGTGGCTATACTGTTTTTGTTGGGTCCAATCTCATATCTTGGTCTGCTAAGAAACAACCTGTAGTGTCAAAATCCAGTACTAAAGCTGAATACAGGTGTTTAGCTCTAGTTACAACTGAGGTGTATTGGCTAAGAATGTTGTTGCGTGAGTTGCAGGTTTCTCTTGCTTCTTCTCCAGTCATATGGTGTGACAATATAAGTGCCTTAGCTCTTGCCTCCAATCCTATTTTCCATGCCCGATCGAAACACATTGAAGTGGATTTCCACTTTGTCAGAGAAAAGGTGACAAATAAAGATATACTACTTCAACATGTTCCCACCTCTCTGCAACCTGCAGATATTTTTACCAAGGAACACACGGCTGATCGGTTCTGTTACCTCCGTGATAAACTTTTTGTGATAGATGTCCCTGCTAGTTTACAGGGGAATGATAAGGATAAAGTTCACAATACTAAGACTGATGATAAACACTAATATCTGTTACCTAGAGTTTCAATGTTCCCAGTTCTCTGTTTCTTCCTGTCTCTGCAAACAAATCCCTCTGTAACTACAACTCTTATAAAGAGTACTCATAGTAACAGACTTTACGTGTATATATATGGCTGAGTAAACACAGTTTTACTTAAGCAATTTCAGTtgtaatttaattctttcatgTTCAACATGTCTATGTCATGCAATAAATAAGACGACTAGGAAACCCTCCACACCAACTCCCTTCAGCCTTTTCTTACAACAAATACTAGCGTTTCCACTCTGTCAGACCTCAGCCTTCAGAGTCCAAGAAGCGTAGCGATACTTCAAGCATCTTCTTTTTCACTTCAAGAATGGCTGGTGATCAAGTAACCCTGTTGGATTTCTGGTCAAGTCCATTTGGTATGAGAGTGAGAATAGCATTGGCTGTAAAGGGTGTAAAGTATGATTACAGTGAACAAGATTTGTGGAACAAAGGTGCTTTATATCTTCAAATGAATCCTGTTCACAAGAAAATCCCAGTTCTTGTCCATGATGGGAAACCTATTTGTGAGTCACTTATCATTGTTCAGTATATTGATGAGGTGTGGAGGGAGAATGCTCCTTTGTTGTCTTCTGATCCCTACGAGAGAGCTCAATCTAGGTTCTGGGCAGATTTTGTTGATAAGaaggtaaattatttttttgttcatcttttgtgttttctattattgtttggTTTTGAGCCATGACCTGATTAAACCCACATTGCAATTtgattggtttgaattttttacatCGGCAGTACAATTAGCCTGAAGAATAATATCAAATTACGGAAGAAATTAGGCATCACGTTATGGAATGGTGGAGAAGTCTGATCATTATaacaaattaacaatttaaGGTTTCTGATCATTTCATTTTTGATGAACTATATTTTCATTCCTGTGAGTTCATGAGAGTTAAAGTAGATGTTTCTGTATAAGGATCACCAAATTGATTGGATCCTATTGCTTTAAGACGCACCAAGAAAACTTTAAGAAATAACATATTTAATGCATTAAAGACAAGATTATGGACAAGATTGGTGCGCATTTCTTgattaaaacaaatcattagTCGAGGGCCAGCTTGTGCGCGCAAGTCCGGATactcatgttaaaaaataaataaataatgttatcACCATCTTTGAATTAATACTGCTTTGAATTTCTAACCTATCTAACGATGAATGGTTTTGCCCTCCTCTTTAGACAGAAATAAAGTACTTTGTGATTCCACCTTTGAGTTTTGTGATTCCAAAAATTCTATGtgtggtgaattttttttaaaaggaaattgTTTGTCtaagttttagaaaataatatagcataaaaaaaaattagaaaaaaaatatagttcaatataatcatgtttttaaatattaattttatatacaattattattggaaataatgattatttagttaaaagataaaatatattaataaaatgttggggttaattttttgtatttataaattaattagcatgagatatatatattgatttttaactaaataacggttatttctaataataataaaaaaaacacagtttttttaaaCTGTTCTATTTCCATTGGATGTATTTGCCAAAACTTTTACCTAATTATGTGTGGTGACCATTATACTAATTTGTTATGCAATGGTGTGATATGAACATTCAGTTATACGAGCTTGGGAAGAAGATATGTACAGCAAAAGGAGAAGATCAGGAGGCAGCAAAGAAGGATTTCATTGACAGCCTCAAGCTTTTGGAAGGAGAGCTTGGAGACAAGCCTTACTTTGGGGGCAAGACCCTCGGCTACGTTGATGTAGCACTACTTCCTTGCTATTGCTGGTTTTATGCCTATGAAACCATCGGCAACTTCAATATAGAGGCTGACTGTCCAAAGCTGATTGCTTACTGTAAGAGGTGCTTGGAGAAAGAGAGTGTATCCAAGTCCCTTAAAGATCCACAGAAAGTCTATGATTTCGTTGTGATGCTGAGGAAGAAGTTGGGGCTTGAGTAGTGTTCATCCATAGGCAAGGAGTTGCTATTTCGTGTCAATAAGATGTACTTATGTTGTGTGTGATTTATGTTTCAAATAAGGCGGGCACTTAGTTGTGCCTGTAATATGTTTATATTCTGAGGTACTTTATTGTGCCTGACATAGTATGTGGTTTTTCCCTTTGTAATGTTTCCCTTCAAGTATAAATAGGCTGATGTACTTTATTGCACCTCTTTGTTCAACTCGTCTGTGCCATGCAGTCA
This genomic interval from Populus alba chromosome 1, ASM523922v2, whole genome shotgun sequence contains the following:
- the LOC118036679 gene encoding probable glutathione S-transferase; this encodes MAGDQVTLLDFWSSPFGMRVRIALAVKGVKYDYSEQDLWNKGALYLQMNPVHKKIPVLVHDGKPICESLIIVQYIDEVWRENAPLLSSDPYERAQSRFWADFVDKKLYELGKKICTAKGEDQEAAKKDFIDSLKLLEGELGDKPYFGGKTLGYVDVALLPCYCWFYAYETIGNFNIEADCPKLIAYCKRCLEKESVSKSLKDPQKVYDFVVMLRKKLGLE